A genomic region of Desulfomicrobium escambiense DSM 10707 contains the following coding sequences:
- a CDS encoding dihydrolipoyl dehydrogenase family protein, translating to MKQYDVIVVGGGPAGGGVAAPLARAGKKVAMIEAVAYGGVCPLSGCNPKKVLMSGAEAMHMAAGMTGSGISGGISIDWPELMRFKQSFVDPVPESARKAYEGMGIETWLGFAKFVGPHAVEVNGETLTAPHVCICVGQESSPLPVPGGEGLPVSDDFLNLKNLPHRIVFIGGGFIAFEFAHIARMAGAEVVLINRSDRVLRQFDPVLSQALVEASRAAGIDIRMEQPVQTVERVAGVFRVHCGENGSDVIEADMVFNCTGRRAAVSRLDLAQAGVEHGPAGIAVNSRMQSVSNPHVYAIGDVADQGLALTPVATIQGRVAAANILHPDSAEVDYTGIPSVCFSLPPLAKVGLLEAEARERGLEFKVKETDLADSFSWKRLGESFGRARVLVDERNDRILGAHILGHNAEEMINLFALIVRQEIPVSKVRDTVWAYPTCGYELKYMV from the coding sequence CGAGGCCGTCGCGTATGGCGGGGTGTGCCCGCTCAGCGGCTGCAACCCGAAGAAGGTCCTCATGAGCGGCGCCGAGGCCATGCACATGGCCGCCGGCATGACCGGAAGCGGAATTTCGGGCGGCATCTCCATCGACTGGCCGGAACTCATGCGTTTCAAGCAATCCTTTGTGGACCCGGTCCCCGAGAGTGCGCGCAAGGCTTACGAAGGCATGGGCATCGAGACGTGGCTGGGCTTTGCGAAGTTTGTCGGCCCGCACGCAGTGGAGGTCAACGGCGAGACGCTCACCGCGCCGCACGTCTGTATCTGCGTGGGGCAGGAATCGAGCCCGCTCCCAGTTCCCGGCGGCGAGGGTCTGCCCGTCAGCGACGACTTTCTGAACCTGAAGAACTTGCCGCATCGCATCGTCTTCATCGGCGGCGGGTTCATCGCCTTCGAATTCGCGCACATCGCCCGCATGGCCGGCGCCGAAGTGGTCCTCATCAATCGCTCCGACCGCGTTCTGCGGCAATTCGATCCCGTGTTGAGCCAGGCGCTTGTCGAGGCATCGAGAGCCGCCGGGATCGACATCAGGATGGAACAACCCGTCCAGACCGTCGAGCGCGTGGCCGGCGTTTTTCGCGTGCATTGCGGGGAGAACGGCTCCGATGTCATCGAGGCCGACATGGTCTTCAACTGCACCGGCCGCAGAGCCGCCGTCTCAAGGCTTGATCTCGCGCAAGCCGGGGTTGAGCACGGGCCTGCGGGAATCGCGGTGAACAGCCGCATGCAGAGCGTGTCGAACCCGCATGTCTATGCCATCGGCGACGTCGCCGACCAGGGCCTGGCCCTGACGCCCGTGGCCACCATCCAGGGCCGGGTGGCAGCCGCGAACATCCTGCACCCCGATTCGGCCGAGGTCGATTACACGGGCATCCCGAGCGTCTGCTTCAGTCTGCCGCCTCTGGCCAAGGTGGGATTGCTGGAAGCCGAGGCCCGGGAGCGCGGCCTGGAATTCAAGGTCAAGGAAACCGATCTCGCGGACTCGTTTTCGTGGAAGCGGCTGGGTGAATCGTTCGGCAGGGCGCGGGTGCTCGTCGACGAGCGCAACGACCGCATTCTCGGCGCGCATATTCTCGGGCACAACGCCGAGGAGATGATAAACCTCTTCGCGCTGATCGTCCGTCAGGAAATTCCCGTCTCCAAGGTCAGGGATACCGTGTGGGCATACCCCACCTGCGGGTATGAACTGAAATACATGGTGTGA
- a CDS encoding MOSC domain-containing protein translates to MKIVSLATSLKKGTRKTKVDELRLVEDHGVEGDAHAGPWHRQVSFLAAEQIAGCVERGLSVDFGDFAENVASEGVDWKTLPLGTQVNLGDEVLIEITQIGKECHKKCAIYYQAGDCIMPREGVFGRVLKGGAVRVGDAIRIG, encoded by the coding sequence ATGAAGATAGTTTCCCTGGCTACGAGCCTGAAGAAGGGTACGCGCAAGACCAAAGTGGACGAACTGCGTCTGGTCGAGGACCACGGGGTCGAGGGGGACGCGCACGCCGGGCCGTGGCATCGGCAGGTGAGTTTCCTGGCCGCAGAGCAGATCGCGGGCTGCGTCGAGCGGGGCCTGAGCGTGGATTTCGGGGATTTCGCCGAGAATGTGGCCAGCGAAGGCGTGGACTGGAAGACGCTGCCTCTCGGGACACAGGTCAATCTCGGCGACGAGGTGCTGATCGAGATCACGCAGATCGGCAAGGAATGCCACAAGAAATGCGCCATCTACTACCAGGCCGGAGACTGCATCATGCCCCGCGAAGGCGTTTTCGGACGCGTCCTCAAAGGAGGCGCGGTCCGGGTGGGCGACGCGATCAGGATCGGCTGA
- a CDS encoding chemotaxis protein CheX: protein MSPELAKPFINATKHVLLNTAALEVMAGKPYVKQDRSASGSVSALIGITGDCRGMFAISFDRSTAVHIVRQMLGDAIEDIVQDVQDAMGEITNMISGHARLGLVDMGLKLQGSTPSVVMGDNHTISYRASSRAIAIPFSCQAGSFTLEFCFD from the coding sequence ATGAGTCCCGAATTGGCCAAGCCTTTCATCAACGCGACCAAGCACGTGCTCCTGAACACCGCGGCCCTCGAAGTCATGGCGGGAAAGCCCTACGTCAAGCAGGACCGATCGGCGTCGGGCAGCGTCTCCGCCCTCATCGGCATCACCGGCGACTGCCGGGGCATGTTCGCCATCTCCTTTGACCGCAGCACCGCCGTGCATATCGTCCGCCAGATGCTCGGAGACGCCATCGAGGACATCGTGCAGGACGTCCAGGACGCCATGGGCGAGATCACGAACATGATCTCCGGCCACGCCCGACTGGGCCTCGTCGACATGGGCCTCAAGCTGCAGGGCTCCACCCCGTCCGTGGTCATGGGCGACAACCACACCATCTCCTACCGCGCCTCGTCCAGGGCCATCGCCATCCCCTTCTCCTGCCAGGCCGGCTCCTTCACCCTGGAATTCTGCTTCGACTAG
- the ada gene encoding bifunctional DNA-binding transcriptional regulator/O6-methylguanine-DNA methyltransferase Ada: MKNDAYASETDRWRAVAERDPLADGAFVYAVLTTGIYCRPHCASRRPRRENVRFFDTGGQAEDAGFRPCRRCAPDAEAAPDRAAEAVVRACGLIENAERPPSLRELATAVGLSPAHFQRLFKRHLGVSPKQYAQEKRLERVRGALRQDGSITSAVYAAGFESGSRFYESAASALGMTPSEFRRGGEGTAVSYAIVRTSLGLALIAVTDLGVCRIDFGDDPETLAARLRDAFPKALLRAADPALEDRIAQALECLEEPQRAADLPLDIRGTAFQRQVWAALRAIPPGTRTTYTEIARRIGRPSAVRAVANACAANTIAVVVPCHRVLRGDGGLGGYRWGLDRKRALLEREAQRDE; this comes from the coding sequence GTGAAGAACGACGCATACGCATCCGAAACCGACCGCTGGCGGGCCGTGGCCGAGCGCGACCCGCTGGCCGACGGGGCCTTCGTCTACGCGGTCCTGACCACCGGGATTTATTGCCGGCCGCACTGCGCGTCGCGCCGCCCCAGGCGCGAGAACGTCCGTTTCTTCGACACGGGCGGACAGGCCGAGGACGCGGGCTTTCGCCCCTGCCGGCGCTGCGCGCCCGATGCCGAAGCAGCCCCCGACCGCGCGGCCGAAGCCGTCGTGCGGGCCTGCGGCCTGATCGAAAACGCAGAGCGCCCCCCGTCCCTGCGGGAACTGGCCACAGCCGTCGGCCTGAGCCCGGCGCACTTCCAGAGGCTCTTCAAGAGGCACCTCGGCGTCAGCCCCAAGCAGTACGCACAGGAGAAACGGCTGGAGCGCGTGCGCGGAGCCCTGCGCCAGGACGGCAGCATTACGTCCGCCGTCTACGCCGCGGGGTTCGAGTCCGGCAGCCGTTTCTACGAGAGCGCGGCGAGCGCCCTCGGCATGACGCCGTCGGAATTCCGCAGGGGCGGCGAAGGCACGGCCGTCTCCTACGCCATCGTCCGGACCTCCCTGGGCCTGGCCCTCATCGCGGTCACGGACCTCGGCGTCTGCCGTATCGACTTCGGGGACGACCCGGAAACCCTCGCCGCCCGCCTGCGGGACGCCTTTCCCAAAGCCCTGCTCCGAGCCGCGGACCCGGCCCTCGAAGACCGAATCGCCCAGGCCCTGGAGTGCCTGGAGGAGCCGCAGCGCGCCGCCGACCTGCCTCTGGACATCCGGGGCACGGCCTTCCAGCGCCAGGTCTGGGCCGCCCTGCGCGCCATCCCGCCGGGAACGCGGACGACCTACACGGAAATCGCCCGGCGGATCGGCAGGCCCTCGGCAGTGCGCGCCGTGGCCAACGCCTGCGCGGCCAACACCATCGCCGTGGTCGTGCCCTGCCACCGCGTTCTGCGCGGAGACGGCGGCCTCGGCGGCTACCGCTGGGGCCTCGACAGGAAACGGGCCCTCCTGGAACGCGAAGCGCAACGGGACGAATGA
- a CDS encoding methyl-accepting chemotaxis protein, with amino-acid sequence MLFLQFWKSRNKSDDTPSAVSTTAPDTCTDAALLDAVAGAIALQRLAAPLNDMGTRLKATTENGLRQVAAIGCHADAVAERADTVEGHARRQAEVAEEAAGHMVRLETRLGEVERRVGELSAAMAELLGFVATVETRTKGIGSIAHAIRDIAASTNMLALNATIEAAHAGAAGKGFGVIANEIRNLSHQTMDATARVDNQKDDIEKNVGAMVEAVRRVEGLVGRMHASMADCLEDARVARPRVEEGGLLAADLRGQSQGIVEAVGAVQESLASLHDGSATQASEALALADHARQVNETSEGQLAAVGRLRFAAHDRARRSVEELVRGEDVRGMMRPRVEAALRRALAQGLFELLYVTDAGGRQIVDNIGHVVTAYGDSGLGKDWSGRPWFRHPSGKRQTYVSDFYRSAATNAYCLTVSAPIFDAAGNLAGVLGADIDLGKLVELARADQCRQTGN; translated from the coding sequence ATGCTATTCTTACAATTTTGGAAATCCAGAAATAAATCAGACGATACCCCATCCGCCGTCTCCACAACGGCGCCCGATACCTGCACCGACGCGGCCCTGCTCGACGCCGTGGCCGGGGCCATCGCCCTGCAGAGGCTGGCCGCACCCCTGAACGACATGGGGACGCGGCTCAAGGCCACGACCGAGAACGGACTCAGGCAGGTCGCGGCCATCGGCTGCCATGCCGACGCCGTGGCCGAGCGCGCGGATACCGTAGAGGGCCATGCGCGACGGCAGGCCGAGGTGGCGGAGGAAGCGGCGGGACACATGGTCCGCCTGGAGACACGGCTCGGGGAGGTCGAACGGCGGGTGGGCGAACTGTCCGCCGCCATGGCGGAACTGCTCGGCTTCGTCGCCACGGTCGAGACGCGCACCAAGGGCATCGGCTCCATTGCCCATGCCATCCGCGACATCGCCGCCTCGACCAACATGCTGGCCCTGAACGCGACCATCGAAGCCGCCCACGCAGGGGCCGCGGGCAAGGGCTTCGGGGTCATCGCCAACGAAATCCGCAACCTGTCCCACCAGACCATGGACGCCACGGCCCGCGTCGACAACCAGAAGGACGACATCGAGAAGAACGTCGGGGCCATGGTCGAGGCCGTGCGCCGCGTCGAGGGTCTGGTGGGCCGGATGCACGCGTCCATGGCCGACTGCCTGGAGGATGCGCGGGTGGCCAGACCGCGCGTCGAGGAGGGAGGCCTGCTGGCCGCGGACCTGCGCGGCCAGAGCCAGGGCATCGTCGAGGCGGTCGGGGCGGTGCAGGAAAGCCTCGCATCCCTGCACGACGGCAGCGCCACCCAGGCGTCCGAGGCCCTGGCCCTGGCCGATCACGCCCGCCAGGTCAACGAAACCTCGGAGGGCCAGCTCGCGGCCGTGGGCCGTCTGCGCTTCGCCGCCCACGACCGGGCCCGGCGGTCCGTCGAGGAACTGGTCCGGGGCGAGGACGTGCGCGGCATGATGCGACCCCGCGTGGAGGCGGCCCTGCGCCGCGCCCTGGCCCAGGGGCTCTTCGAACTCCTCTATGTGACGGACGCCGGCGGCCGGCAGATCGTCGACAACATCGGGCACGTCGTAACCGCCTATGGCGACTCGGGGCTGGGCAAGGACTGGTCCGGACGGCCGTGGTTCCGTCATCCGTCCGGGAAACGGCAGACCTACGTTTCGGATTTCTACCGTTCGGCCGCCACGAACGCCTACTGCCTCACGGTCTCCGCCCCGATCTTCGACGCCGCCGGAAACCTTGCCGGTGTCCTGGGAGCGGACATCGACCTGGGCAAACTTGTCGAACTCGCCCGCGCGGACCAGTGCCGGCAGACCGGCAATTGA
- a CDS encoding YXWGXW repeat-containing protein encodes MKALRNILAAGLVCVLATGCMYPGGRPDYTGSGALGGAAAGAAIGSLATHSGQGALLGGAIGAIAGGLIGHGMDEQQEARLQAQAPATYERVREDRPLEVSDVKELARAGVGDDLIISQIRSSRTVYHLDTAEIIDLKNSGVSERVIDFMINTPDRTDSAEVAGTSRSCPPAPVPEPVFVAPGPGYVWVRGAWMWYDDHWAWHRGYWSRPHRWYGHGPRRHW; translated from the coding sequence ATGAAAGCGTTACGAAATATCCTGGCCGCCGGCCTTGTCTGCGTCCTCGCGACGGGGTGCATGTATCCGGGCGGCCGGCCCGACTACACGGGTTCCGGGGCCCTGGGCGGTGCCGCCGCCGGGGCGGCCATCGGCAGCCTGGCCACGCATTCCGGCCAGGGGGCGCTGCTGGGAGGGGCCATCGGCGCCATTGCCGGCGGCCTTATCGGCCACGGCATGGACGAGCAGCAGGAGGCCCGGCTGCAGGCCCAGGCGCCGGCCACATATGAGCGGGTCCGCGAGGACCGTCCGCTGGAGGTGTCGGACGTGAAGGAGCTCGCCCGCGCCGGAGTGGGCGACGACCTGATCATCAGCCAAATCCGCAGTTCGCGCACGGTCTACCACCTGGACACGGCCGAAATCATCGATCTCAAGAATTCGGGAGTCAGCGAACGGGTCATCGATTTCATGATCAACACGCCGGACCGGACGGATTCGGCCGAGGTGGCCGGTACGTCGCGCTCCTGCCCACCGGCGCCGGTTCCGGAACCCGTCTTCGTCGCCCCCGGTCCAGGGTATGTCTGGGTGCGCGGCGCGTGGATGTGGTATGACGACCACTGGGCCTGGCACCGGGGATACTGGAGCCGTCCGCACCGGTGGTACGGCCACGGCCCGCGGAGACACTGGTAG